The DNA sequence AATGgtcattttataaaaaaatattaataacttagcatttaaaaaaaattaaaaaaattatatttcaaaaaaaatatgcatcttttttgaatttgtttttaaaatATCTTATTACACCTTTATTCGTCACATATTAAGTGATATGTAAAAGGACATACGAAAAACAAAGGATTCATGAACAACTTTGACGCCACGAGTACCTAACAGGTGAGAAAAAAATGAACAACTTTGATTCACGAACAGTCCCTTTGGCCCTACATGTACCCTTTCATCACTGTCCtactacttttttttctttaaatttttatTAGCTAAATAGCACTATTCTGCTAAAATACGCTTTCCCACGATATCTTTGAATTCTTTATAAACTGCAAACAAAACCAAAGTAAGATTCATTCAGCTCTCTACTTAAGTCTTGGAACAGTTTCTAACCTTTTTCCCTCTGAACAAAAATGGGAATAATTCCATGTCCTTTGCCCTGCCAATCCAAGAAAAAATCAACAGATTCTGATCAATCTCATCCTACATATCTTCACTcagattcttcttcttcatcatcattaaaATCATCTAATTCTTCCCTTTACTCACAGCCAAGTTTACCATCAGTTCCTTCTTTAACTCCACCTTCCACTCATACAGAACTTTCCTCAAACACCTACTGTGCATCCACTTTTAAAGGTAATTCTTCTTATATCTTCTGCATATCACTCTCCGGAAAACACCTTTGCACCGGCAACTCCGACGGCGAAATCCTCTTGTGGAACAGAGACCCTTTAAATCATTCAAAAGAAAACATAGTAGTCGCACAGAGTAGCAGCTCTGTTAAATCCATAGTCATTTTTGGGGATAAACTCTTTAGTGCTCACCAAGATCACAAAATTCGCGTTTGGAAAATTGACAAAGACGCACCAAATCAGAATTACAAGTGCATGGCCACTTTACCGACACTTAATGATCGGTGTATGAGATTATTCAGCGCAAAAAACTACGTTGAAGTCCGCAGAAACAAGAAGTGTACGTGGGTACACCATGTTGATACAGTCTCCGCTTTAGCCTTGTCAATAGATAGCTCACTGCTGTACTCTGCATCTTGGGACAGAACTTTCAAAGTTTGGAGAACTTCGGATTTCAAATGCCTTGAATCAGTCTTGAACGCTCACGATGACGCGATAAACGCTATAGCTCTATCAAAGAATGGGTATGTTTAGATATTATAAATGAACGTCTTTTTTGGTAGGACCCCTACTAATTAAAGGGGAAACACTCTCTAAAAAAAATCATTTGTAGGAGTAGAGGGATTCTATCCAAAAATCATTTGGCGGAGTAAAAATGGGTCTAATTAAGTAAAGAATGAATGATCAAAATCATCCTTAGGGTCAAAATGGATCAAATAACTGAGTCATAAATCATTCTGTCCAAGACGACGCAAACTCTCATCTCTTTCATTTTGATTAATGAATACACTATTTTGACATATTTTGGTCCATAAGTTTGACAGGGTCATTTCGAGTTCAACCAGTTTAGTTAAGTCAACAAACGGATCACGCAATCAATTTATGCTTGATTAGTGTTAGACATGTTACTAAAAAATTGGTTGATTTTGTCCTTCAGGTATGTATATACTGGTTCAGCAGACAAGAAGATCAAAATATGGAAGAAAGAGGAAGGGGAAAAGAAATTACACAGCCTTGTGGCAACACTAGAGAAGCACAAATCAGCAGTGAATGCTTTAGCTCTTAGTTCAGAGGGGTCAGTTTTATACTCAGGTGCTTGTGACAGATCCATAATTGTATGGGAAAAAGATAGTGGTGGTAGTGGAAAAATGGTAGTGGCTGGAGCTTTAAGAGGACATACTAAGGCAATTTTGTGTTTGGCTGTGGTGTCAAATTTGGTATGCAGTGGATCAGCAGATAAAACAGTGAGGATATGGAAGAGAGGAATTGGAAAAAGTTATTCATGTTTGTCAGTTTTTGAAGGACACACAGGTCCAGTCAAATGTTTGACTGCAGCTTTAGATAgtagtaataatagtagtagtaggaATAAAGATGATTTTGGTTCTGGAAATTCTTATGTTGTTTATAGTGGTAGCTTGGATTGTGATATTAAGGTTTGGAAATTTTGGGTTCCATCCTCCTAGAATTTCTCTCTTTGATATCTTTGTCCCTTGTTCAGAGCCTCACTCACACTGTTACACACTTTTCACTACAATATTTTTTGTACACAGAGAAATGAGAAATCTTCATATTAATtaccttcttttttcttttctttgtttaatgGTGACTGAATGAATCAAATGGAGTATCATGAGCCTTTAGCCTCACATATCTTTGACCAATTTGCTTCTTAACCTATGATAGATATAAGCTCAAACTTGTATTCATAACTCTCAGTACTTCTGCAAAACATATTCAGCTTCACAGTATTTAGTTAAACTTCAAGTTATGTGTTATGGAATATGGAGTTGGTGAGTTGATGGTAATTACCAATTATATGTGTATCTTTGAGGTCTGTGAACTTCGCTCTAGCCTATTATaggtaaaaatttattctcaCTTAGTATTTGCAGCAAACTAATAAAATACATATACTTATCACTTAATCATAAAAATACTTCAAAACACAGTGTGAGTAAATTTTACTCATTTTATGCAGGGAAGCTGGAACGATATCGTTTAAAAGAAAGGGGAATGAACTTCTTTTATGGTAAGCCCTACTAGGGAAATTAACTTAAAAGCTCACCGAAAACTTGGATACGATTTAGCGAAAATCTACTACTCCTATGttctatataaataaataaaataatcaataaatacAAATATATACGTATACACATGTGTTTGAGTGCACGCATATCCTGTACATGTACGAATATATATGTAAATTTATTAAGCTACAAAAATAGAGATTCAAGTTATATAAACTGATAgtgtaataatttttttaaacatTCATTACTGTAATTTAATATGTTAACAATTAATTACTTATTTATTATGGTAAATCACTAACCAATGTTATTTAATAGAGTTACATACAATTATGTTTTTCAATGGTCTTAACAATTCAAAGTTCTATAACCTTTTACCTGttgtcaaaagaaaaagaaaaaagaataacaTTTTACCGGGACCAATCacaaataaaagaaagaagattTATATTTGTTACTTGGACCATAGCGACCGGAAGTCTTGACATGCATTTTAAGCATTTAAATTTGACAATTGGTAGAAAGAGGAGATTATGAAAATTACACCTCACCAAAAGAAGTGATTTTTTAATATCATTTCCTTCTCAGGTGATTCAAACACAAAATTGTTTATACCACTTGCCTCCTTCAGATTAAAATATTGAGTCATGATTAAATATCCCCGTAAGTTTAATGCGTTTATTACAGGCTAAAGAGATCAGATCTCCTTAATTAATTAATCTCTATAATAGATTCGAAGCTAGGCTAAAAACAATTTCTCCTTACAATTTTACCTAGTAGCCCTTGCCCCTTGCTGTAGCATAAATATGAAAAGTTAAAAAGAAGTCTTCATGCTTAATTAAAACTGTTTAGTAGATAAAGAATGAGTTGATGAAACTTTAAGCAGGGGCGGATACACTTTTCGtcaatttttttattatatatatatatatatatatatatatatatatatatatatatatatattgtgtataaatataaaaaatcatatcctttattattatattaatttattCATTCGCTTATTTTTTTGGATATTGACACTGCTTATCCAAAATTATGCGTACGCTACTGACTTTGAGAGACAGAACAAAACCCATGATATATACTcaagaagaaataaaataaaagcttAATAAAAACATTTAGAAGAAATAAAAGCTTAATAAAAAAAATcttctaatttttattttttttactttatctACAATTTACCAACCTTATATTTCGTGTGCACATATTAACCAGCATTGTAAGTTAGATAAAAAGTGCTCAACCAATCTAATTGTGCCGCCATTCAGATCAATATTTTAGTTTATATCTAGTGGAAAAAGAAGTTATCACCAAGATCTAAGAGCAACCATCATTGCATAAAGAATCTGCTATTAGTCATATTATTAAATATtacaaaatatttaataataatagGAAAAAACCAAAAAAGAAACGCATTGACGTACaagaaattttaaaaaagaaaaggattttaaaaaaaaaatatgtttgaccgtgaaattttgtaagtttttcaaAAAGAtctctttttcaaaatttttagaaAACTTTTTTCCCCACTCACAAGACTGCAAcatttttttcaagtaaaatgcatgtccaaacataatttcgaattccaaatattatttttttaatttaactccaaatactatttttttttttaaattataatttttcaaaCGCCTACTAAGTTTTCCATCCTCGTAGCCATATTACTAAGATATTGACGAGAAGCTACATTGCTCAGTTTAGATATAATTAGTTTTATCTAATTATACTGGATTTGAATATGAGATCTTGTGGTTGTCCTTCAACTTTATTGACCAATAGCCACATCTTGATTATGTGCAATGACGGATGAAGTAAACATGCAAAGGGTTCAAGTGAACCTAGAATTTTAATAAATTCTTTTAAATGCAGTGACTATGgtgataaaaaaataaaaattaaacccATCAAATTTAAACTTCAATCCGCCTTTAATTGTGTACCTGTTATTGCGCATTTCGAAACAGTAAGATATGAATAATCtaggaaaatatatttatttatttcttagtATTACATCATGAAACTTTGACACAATGTTTTACATCATGAAACGTCAATTAAAAACTCGAGAAAGATTGTCAGTGGAGCACCTGCATGTTTCGCGTATAGGAAGaaataaaaattgaaaagaaaaaacttTGCTAGACTTGGTAAAAGATTTCTGGAGTGCCAAAAGGCACTAAGATTGGTTGTTTCATCAGCTAtttaaattcattaaaatttGTCCAAATTGGTCAATAATGCTtcctttttttaaattaaaaagtaTTAGATTCATAGCTCAATAATTGAGATAATGCGTCTGCAGAACTATTTATGGACGTACTCAGAGGAAATACTTTCCTATTTCGCTCTCcacgaaaaaaaaaaagattatctCATATACTAATTGGAAAGGTCAATGATTAAGTGAATTATTCTATATCATGGATCAGTAGATATATTAGATTCCACTTTTAATATGAGTTGCCCAAAGCCTTTCTTGTATAtgaattcttaaaaataattatatttttcagTGATTAGCATCTCGAAATCCTTTTACAGTTATAAAGATAGCGTTCATTGTAACAACTATCAAACCTATAGAACAATCAGCTTGTAATATTGGCTATCTTACACGTAGGCGGAACCagaatatttatacatatttaataaatttgttAACATAAATATTATTGTTTGAACAAAAGCTACTGGGTTTGGCCGAACCCGAGCTTCTAGTGATCTTCTATTTCTAACTCTTTGATGATCGAGCCTGTATGCGTAATATGATAGAGAAAGTTTTGGGCTTCGATTCTGGGCTGTAGTACGTTTTCTGGTTATGAACTGTATCCTCCAACGTATTGGCATAGAAGTGTGTCGGCCCATTTTCACTTGGGAAAGCAGTTGTTGGTCTCAGATTGTATCGTTCTATTTTTGCTTCACGGTAATGGCCTTCGCAGTGTTATTTTCGCCGGTCGTCTCTTTTTGGATAGTTGTTTAGTAAATAATACTGTGCTGAACCTTTACCAAGTCCGAACGATTGTCGACCACCAGATCCGCTGGTCTGCAATATTTTTATGGATCTTTTAGATCACGATCTAAAGATCTCTTTTGATCGAACTGAAAATCCAATGAAAAAGTTGGAGCACGGTCTTGCAAACATTAGACGATAGTCTATTATTTTATCTGTAAAGTTATAAGAACAAACATTTGATCCGAATCTAACGTTATCTGGAAGGATAAATTCCCAAGAGCTATATTTGCATATTTTGAATAATTCAGACATTTGCGTAAACCAGCCGTTATTGTTGAATAGATAATAGGAAAATAAAGAATGTTTATGTTCAACGTGACAACAGAATGTACCGCGAAATTATGTAATCTAAACTTGTGACGTTATGGTTCTTAAGAATGATTCGAGCATATTTTTCATCTTTTCTCGTCCAAATCACCTTCAATATTTTCCcctaaattttgtatattgactcatctatatggtttcaatgaatttcaactataCCCATTAAAAAATCCTGTTTTTGCTTAGATTTTGAGAatcttatataatttttttaatatttcattTCCTcgtttgctacctcatccataaatttcctttccgtcttgcatctaatatTGCTGATCACGCTTAAAATTATGGAAGGAGATCTTAGCGTGTAGTTCTTGAAGAGAAAGAACCGTATTTGTTTGGGTTTTAATATTTATATGTGCTTGGCTAATTTTGATAAGTTTATGATTAGTgactagaggttggtaagttaggatttatttgggacatttacgtaagatttcatttttttttatatatatttcgcATTCTATATCGTATAAACTAAAATATACATTCCTACTTAACTTATTTCTTATTTTTGAGGAAGACAAAAGCAGAAACCAAATATTATACCAGTAATGCTACATTTAATTTGGATTAGATCTCCTTAATTAATTACTGCACCAATCAAACAAGCCCTAATATCTTTTGTTCAAGGCATATAATATAAATTTAGAGCctctttggccaagcttctaagtgaccaaaagtacttttttgctAAAAAAAGTACTTATTTAAAAATCTACGTTGTTTGGCCAAAacaaaaaagtgcttttaagcatCAGGAGAAGCAGTTTTTCTGTTTTTGGGAAGAAACTACaaattctagcttcttccaaAAAACAGATGCAGaagcagaaaattaattttttgaagACAAAAATATCCTTACTATAAAACTTCAATTATTCCTTAATAATTTAACCTTTACTTTTTTTCTCTTTCTACCatctgtttcttttttttttttttaattttatttttatatttaccgTATTTTTATTCTTCTCTTATTCCTATTTGGAATAATCTCTCCACTAAAAATAGATATCTTCTTTTCTCATCagccttttcttctttttttcgtcTCTTAATACTCTTTAAAATAACAAGGTTAATCACCAGATCCAAGCACTTTCTTCGTAAGGTATGATATATTTCCTCTTATAGTATACCGATATTACATGATCTACGCTTTGTAGTTTTATTTATATTTCTTAACGTGTATGCATATAATATAGTTGACATAATGCGATATTACCTAGTTTGTTTTTCTCAAGAATTGATAGTGTCTTTTATACAATGTAACTTGTAAGAACATATGTTCCTACTAATATTATTGCTTTTATATActtatattttatattgattaaAATCTTAATATATCTTACTTTATGTTTTATACTTTAATATAATTACATAAAAATAAAgaattaattaaattctttcataATCAATATTTAAGATTTCTCTTTTTTAAATAATGCTAATGTGAACTAATCTTTATTGTCTTTTATCGTAATTTAAAGATTGGCCCAATATAATTCTCTTATAAAATATCGCAAAAAGTATTTCTCAAACGAATTGTCCAAACACAAACTGCTAATAtctaaaaaatactttttaaaaaaaatacttttaaacaaaaatacttttcaaaataagtagtTTTTGGCAGCTTGGCCAAACGGAGTCTTATATACTGATTAGATGGTGGTTCATTAATCATTGAATTTCTAACATTAATCCAAACCcattttcacaaaattcaaataGTTAATTAGCATCGCACATTAATAACATTGTGAAGTCCACCAAATCTACTCATACGTCATAGTTAGACTATGCATTTTATATGTGAACAACTGTATACATACATAACTACAAATTCAAAGAATTTTCTTTTTTCACGTATAGCAATCAATGCTGGGGAACTGAATTGATGATGCTGCCCTCCTCATTCCTGTTGCATAGTCACCACTAGAAAAGACGACATAGCCAACAACTTGAAGAATTGAAGCATTGAATTGAAGATTAGAATGAAAGAATTAAAGTGGGGGCATGCACAAAAACAAATTAAAGCACAAGAATGGTGGCAGGTGGCCCTTCTGCTTCCCTAATTTGCTAAAGGAGACTTTATTCACTCCTAAATTATGACTTTTCTTTGTCCCTTTGTATGCAACAAGTAATCATTACAAAGCTGAACGCCCAAAAACTTAAATTCGACTTAACTTTTCCCTCACGTTTTTATGGTACCGTAATACTTCCTCTGGTATTAAGGAAATACAAATTCCTAAAAAAAAatgtatttattaaattaatcttaattaattgttatcttgacacattggaatatgtaaataagagcaaattttaaaaaaataaaattaatttcttcttgattatgtaaatggacatttattttaaattaaaataaaaaggtaaaatgatcacttattgtggaccggtggGAGTAACACAATATGAAAAATTCCAagtcgtggaaacagcctcttgcagaaatgcagagtAAGGTTGCGCGTACGATAGACCCAGCTTGTGGTTCGACCCTTTCTCAGAACCCGCTCATatcgggagcttagtgcaccgaacTGCCCTTTTTTATGCTCAAAAACCATGCATGTAAAATACTTAGAGTGGGTGCATTGCCGGCGTATTTTCTTTATTACATTATTAAGTTAAGTTAATATACAATGTAACAACATATAATTATTCATATCAATTAGCTTgatatgataatgtaaatgactgataatgtcacaccccaaacctagggaggcgtggctggcacccggtgccacaccggcccgagcgaaccactctataATTCATGATCATTCGACCAAACCTAGAGCATACATAGGTCAAGTTGGgtgaactcattccttttgtaactctcacaggccaacatggccacaactcataatgtatatcTATAAGTGGGCAACAATATACCACTCaaccatttttcttaaaacatgaatacatatgggccgtcaaggcctctgacatattgTATAAactgaacctctgtctacaaagcctctacaAGTATTAGACATCAAACAGGACAGGGTactggcctacccataagtctttaGCAAAACTGTGACATAATGACTCATAAACTCGAAtacactccgaatgaggtggagtcttaccgatccttcgctgaatgccaatctcgtctactatgagggctcgtcaaactgattatctatacctgcaggcgtgaatgcagcgtccccaacaaaaagACGTCAAtatgaataatgtactgagtatgtaaggcaaaactgaaacataacaataagtcaacattaattaaagacatataagaatcaacctgaatctctgaagtgccgccgtatatgcatacttattatacttacatatataatgcttctctttgagactatttctattatccatatcgtatgatgcatgactgcatAACTGATAAGTGATAACTGCCCGACTGGCCGTAGCTCGGTGAtaaatgcataactgcccaaccggtgataACTGCCCAACCAGCCGTAGCTCTGTGGTAgatgtataactgcccaaccagTCGTAACTCGGTAGTAAATGAATATACatgtctgcccaaccggtggtaaataatgatacataaccgcctaaccggtggtaactgccctACCGTTCGTAGCacagtggtaaatgaatatgcgtgaagatgcatgtattaccatattataaacattaacatctctatCATATGCCTCAATAGGGACTAGATACATACTTatacatgcttgaatatcactttaccggaatgaataacatagacatccttaattGCTAAGCGTAGAACCACTTATgaaatagcattacgtttacgtatcgttacttggatcatgccaaaagaaaagaagggatagccttaacatacctcaattcACTCTTTTGATGACTACGATTAGTAAATCCTTTTCATAAACATCTAACCCCGAATGCTTGGGATTAGGCTCGATTGATTGAATTACTGATAGCTGTATCCTCAAAGTAATGCCTAAATATTTCGTCCACCCGATATTCTAAACAAAAACTGTTTGGAAAATGCAAATCTTACACGCATATCTGCCACCCATACCCTGGTCCACATAACGTACTTCTGAATGGATTACAAGAGATTTATTTCACCAGGCTGTGCACAAATGTATACGGTGCCTTCTAGGCTACTAAACTTTTAGACTCTGAAAGATAGACTAGTTAAGATCTTAAAACAGTGATATAGCCAGATTTGAATTTATCCAATTTCTTAGAAATATTTTGAATGGTGAGGATGCAAAAGCTAAAGTTGGAGATGGTAACTTAAGTCGGCACAATTATAAGTTCATAACTAAAGTGATTTTTACATCTAACTTCTCCCAGACATCAAAGTTCCTTTTTGATCATGCCACCTATTTAATAAATGCACGAGTCacaaattttgctaaggaaaaatCTGCCACGTGATGTTCTTATCCAAAATATTTTAGATAATTACCAATTACccgtataattaagaattatctcaaattacttaaaatagtactcatttttaacacactttatatatcttACTATAAGATACTTTACTAtcgtggtcatgtggtaccatataaaattaatacatacactattatttcattaaaatatcttcgtaaaattaaatatattttctcaacttctaattttcctaatctcatataaagagtataaATTTTCGtcgcttaaattcttaaaatggtaaaaagataaccttcttttctagtgagaaaataatttatatatttacaataaagaaaatctcataaaacttTCTAATATTATGTGTATAGTTTAAAGCATATTCagaaataataatattaatacctatatataaaatcatatttttcaaactttatacaaaaatattttacTCAAAATACCAcatcaaatgtatataacggtatcaatgttattaaacttacggggtcttataaTAATATAGTCACAACTCCTTtataatctcatgaatggtcttaatcccttcaagctcatatggattactacgacttatcctaatattaaagtacgggatgtaacatcctcccccctttagaacattcgtcctcgaatgttaactcttagagatttacaaaATTTTCACTAGGGTCTCCTCTGTAAACTAAACTAAACCCCAAACTATATTTGAAGtctcgactattcacaaccttttgtagttgagtatctcgtaccttctttacctttactttaccttacttacttttcaatctcgcatcgtatcttctgtttctttcataacctcccttccacatatgTGAAAATTACGCCTTAAAGATCTATTGTGAtacctgcacctctggtgcatacaaaatctgGTGAAAGCTTTATACTGACTTTTTACGACTCAGCTTTATGGCACGATTTGGAAATAAAAGAAGGGTAGCATTTTCTAAATGCcatatagcctctcaattataaatgtggtgcGCAACACatccataagtgagactctactaggcacgtcTTTGTAGACTACCTAGGACACGAtttgctctaataccactttgtcacacctcaaacctagggaggcgtggctggcacccggtgccacactggcccgagcgaaccactctgtaactcatgatcattcAACCAAAACTAGagcatacataggtcgagttggctgaactcattccttttgtaactattacggcccaacatggccacaactcataatgtatatctataagtgggcaacactgtatcactgaaccatttttcttaaaacatgactacatatgggccgtcaaggcctctgacatattgtacaaaatgaacctctgtctacaaagcctctaaaagTATTAGACATCAAACAGGAAAGGGTACCAGCCTACCTATAAGTCTTTAGTAAaattctgacacgatgactcataaaCTCGGATGCACTaagaatgaggtggagtcttaccgatccttcgctgaatgccaatctcgtctactatgagggctcgtcaaactgattatctatacctgcaggcgtgaatgcagcgtccccaacaaaaagACGTCAAtatgaataatgtactgagtatgtaaggcaaaactgaaacataacaataagtcaacattaattaaagacatataagaatcaacctgaatctctgaagtgccgccgtatatgcatacttattatacttacatatataatgcttctctttgagactatttctattatccatatcgtatgatgcatgactgcatAACTGATAAGTGATAACTGCCCGACTGGCCGTAGCTCGGTGAtaaatgcataactgcccaaccggtgataactgcccaaccggccgtagctctgTGGTAgatgtataactgcccaaccagTCGTAACTCGGTAGTAAA is a window from the Nicotiana tomentosiformis chromosome 10, ASM39032v3, whole genome shotgun sequence genome containing:
- the LOC104117162 gene encoding protein JINGUBANG-like, which gives rise to MGIIPCPLPCQSKKKSTDSDQSHPTYLHSDSSSSSSLKSSNSSLYSQPSLPSVPSLTPPSTHTELSSNTYCASTFKGNSSYIFCISLSGKHLCTGNSDGEILLWNRDPLNHSKENIVVAQSSSSVKSIVIFGDKLFSAHQDHKIRVWKIDKDAPNQNYKCMATLPTLNDRCMRLFSAKNYVEVRRNKKCTWVHHVDTVSALALSIDSSLLYSASWDRTFKVWRTSDFKCLESVLNAHDDAINAIALSKNGYVYTGSADKKIKIWKKEEGEKKLHSLVATLEKHKSAVNALALSSEGSVLYSGACDRSIIVWEKDSGGSGKMVVAGALRGHTKAILCLAVVSNLVCSGSADKTVRIWKRGIGKSYSCLSVFEGHTGPVKCLTAALDSSNNSSSRNKDDFGSGNSYVVYSGSLDCDIKVWKFWVPSS